A region of Lycium barbarum isolate Lr01 chromosome 3, ASM1917538v2, whole genome shotgun sequence DNA encodes the following proteins:
- the LOC132631339 gene encoding uncharacterized protein LOC132631339, protein MHNRLQTRSRLAKIGVCQEDSCLLCGCYPETREHLFFQCTYSQTCLKDIMEWLQIKVINWEKEGTWRRLARQAKGSVSRSFVWAVLAAAIYYIWMARIDAFWNMKVPHPRSILKKVMIDSKHRILEVLNRKRTCKDRRWIEDILSRINV, encoded by the coding sequence ATGCATAATAGATTACAGACTCGGAGCAGATTAGCAAAGATTGGCGTGTGCCAAGAAGATAGCTGCTTACTCTGTGGATGCTATCCAGAAACCAGAGAACATCTTTTTTTCCAATGCACTTACTCACAAACTTGCTTGAAAGATATAATGGAGTGGCTGCAAATTAAGGTGATAAACTGGGAAAAAGAAGGCACGTGGAGAAGATTAGCTAGACAGGCTAAAGGAAGTGTGAGCAGATCATTTGTATGGGCAGTACTAGCAGCAGCTATATACTACATTTGGATGGCTAGGATTGATGCATTTTGGAACATGAAAGTACCCCATCCTAGAAGCATTCTAAAGAAGGTGATGATCGATAGCAAACACAGAATACTGGAGGTTCTTAATAGGAAACGTACATGTAAAGATAGAAGGTGGATTGAGGATATACTTAGTAGAATAAATGTATAG
- the LOC132634168 gene encoding uncharacterized protein LOC132634168 translates to MADWGPVLIAVVLFVLLSPGLLFQLPGSGKVVEFGSMRTSGLAILVHAVIYFGLITILLIVVGVHVYTG, encoded by the coding sequence ATGGCTGATTGGGGACCAGTGTTAATAGCGGTGGTTCTGTTCGTGCTCTTATCTCCAGGACTTCTGTTCCAGTTACCTGGCAGTGGAAAAGTGGTGGAGTTTGGTAGTATGCGCACCAGCGGCCTCGCCATTTTGGTGCATGCCGTCATTTACTTTGGACTCATCACCATCTTACTCATTGTAGTTGGCGTCCATGTTTATACCGGTTAA